Proteins from a genomic interval of Phocoena phocoena chromosome 20, mPhoPho1.1, whole genome shotgun sequence:
- the ZNF146 gene encoding zinc finger protein OZF: MSHLSQQRICSGENPFACKVCGKVFSHKSTLTEHEHFHNREKPFECNECGKAFSQKQYVIKHQNTHTGEKLFECNECGKSFSQKENLLTHQKIHTGEKPFECKDCGKAFIQKSNLIRHQRTHTGEKPFVCKECGKTFSGKSNLTEHEKIHIGEKPFKCSECGTAFGQKKYLIKHQNIHTGEKPYECNECGKAFSQRTSLIVHVRIHSGDKPYECNVCGKAFSQSSSLTVHVRSHTGEKPYGCNECGKAFSQFSTLALHLRIHTGKKPYQCSECGKAFSQKSHHIRHQKIHTH, translated from the coding sequence ATGTCACACCTCAGTCAGCAGAGAATTTGTAGTGGGGAAAACCCCTTTGCCTGTAAAGTATGTGGGAAAGTCTTCAGCCACAAATCAACTCTCACTGAGCATGAGCATTTTCATAATAGAGAGAAACCTtttgaatgtaatgaatgtggaaaagcaTTCAGCCAAAAGCAGTATGTTATTAAACATCAAAATACCCATACTGGAGAGAAGCTTtttgaatgtaatgaatgtggaaaatCCTTCAGCCAGAAGGAAAACCTTCTTACCCATCAGAaaattcacactggagagaaaccttttgAGTGTAAGGATTGTGGGAAAGCTTTCATTCAGAAGTCGAACCTCATCAGACACCAGAGaactcacacaggagagaagcccTTTGTATGTAAGGAGTGTGGGAAAACTTTCAGTGGCAAATCAAACCTTACTGAGCATGAGAAGATTCATATTGGAGAGAAACCCTTTAAGTGTAGTGAATGTGGAACAGCTTTTGGTCAGAAGAAGTACCTCATAAAACATCAAAAtattcacactggagagaaaccctatgaatgtaatgaatgtggaaaagccttctcTCAGCGAACGTCACTTATTGTACATGTGAGAATTCATTCAGGTGATAAGCCTTATGAATGCAATGTATGTGGAAAAGCCTTCTCTCAAAGTTCATCTCTTACGGTGCATGTGAGAAGCCATACAGGTGAGAAACCCTATGGTTGTAATGAGTGTGGGAAAGCTTTCTCTCAATTCTCAACCCTTGCTCTACATTTGAGAATACACACAGGTAAGAAGCCTTATCAAtgtagtgaatgtgggaaagctttcagcCAGAAATCACACCATATTAGACACCAGAAAATTCATACTCATTAA